In the genome of Brienomyrus brachyistius isolate T26 chromosome 17, BBRACH_0.4, whole genome shotgun sequence, one region contains:
- the LOC125712292 gene encoding uncharacterized protein LOC125712292 isoform X2, with amino-acid sequence MAMTDLSPQALPFTCSIFYDRMPCSRFSFLLIMNILQASPFWSCSGRPQDISGHSQHLGDRRTFQVILSIWETAGHFRSFSASGRPQDISGHSQHLGDRRTFQVILSIWETAGHFRSFSASGRPQDISGHSQHLGDRRTFQVILSIWETAGHFRSFSASGRAQDISGHSQHLGERRTFNAILSVWETAGPVMCPNPNLTSETHPGQLNKELKNITAVAFSIFSAMSELCVQDGMHGEVAAVSEAGDQLNEDVVAGPPDTLALPFKLAPAPLLGGRHSKHLKQSHTSPTCMTLLTLPFLDKSFFHLIPFFGSIVCAICSTIVAEEKVEF; translated from the exons ATGGCAATGACAGACCTGTCCCCTCAAGCTCTGCCGTTTACATGCAGTATCTTTTACGATCGGATGCCCTGCAG TAGGTTCTCATTCCTGCTGATCATGAACATCCTACAAGCCTCACCATTTTGGAGTTGCTCTGGGAGACCGCAGGACATTTCAGGTCATTCTCAGCATCTGGGAGACCGCAGGACATTTCAG GTCATTCTCAGCATCTGGGAGACCGCAGGACATTTCAGGTCATTCTCAGCATCTGGGAGACCGCAGGACATTTCAG GTCATTCTCAGCATCTGGGAGACCGCAGGACATTTCAG GTCATTCTCAGCATCTGGGAGACCGCAGGACATTTCAG GTCATTCTCAGCATCTGGGAGACCGCAGGACATTTCAGGTCATTCTCAGCATCTGGGAGACCGCAGGACATTTCAGGTCATTCTCAGCATCTGGGAGACCGCAGGACATTTCAGGTCATTCTCAGCATCTGGGAGAGCGCAGGACATTTCAGGTCATTCTCAGCATCTGGGAGAGCGCAGGACATTTAACGCCATTCTCAGTGTCTGGGAGACCGCAGGACCTGTCAtgtgccctaaccctaacctaacctctGAAACACATCCGGGACAGCTCAATAAGGAACTGAAAAACATTACTGCTGTTGCTTTCTCCATCTTCTCGGCCATGAGCGAGTTGTGTGTTCAGGACGGAATGCATGGCGAGGTGGCAGCAGTGTCTGAAGCAGGCGATCAGCTGAATGAAGACGTGGTGGCGGGTCCTCCGGATACTTTAGCTCTGCCCTTCAAGCTGGCACCTGCCCCTTTGCTCGGTGGCAGGCACAGCAAACACCTTAAACAAAGCCACACTTCCCCCACCTGCATGACATTGCTGACACTGCCATTTTTGGACAAATCATTTTTTCATTTGATCCCCTTTTTCGGGTCCATAGTCTGTGCTATCTGTAGCACTATTGTAGCAGAAGAGAAAGTTGAGTTTTAA
- the LOC125712292 gene encoding uncharacterized protein LOC125712292 isoform X1, which yields MAMTDLSPQALPFTCSIFYDRMPCSRFSFLLIMNILQASPFWSCSGRPQDISGHSQHLGDRRTFQVILSIWETAGHFRSFSASGRPQDISGHSQHLGDRRTFQVILSIWETAGHFRSFSASGRPQDISGHSQHLGDRRTFQVILSIWETAGHFRSFSASGRAQDISGHSQHLGERRTFNAILSVWETAGPVMCPNPNLTSETHPGQLNKELKNITAVAFSIFSAMSELCVQDGMHGEVAAVSEAGDQLNEDVVAGPPDTLALPFKLAPAPLLGGRHSKHLKQSHTSPTCMTLLTLPFLDKSFFHLIPFFGSIVCAICSTIVAEEKVEF from the exons ATGGCAATGACAGACCTGTCCCCTCAAGCTCTGCCGTTTACATGCAGTATCTTTTACGATCGGATGCCCTGCAG TAGGTTCTCATTCCTGCTGATCATGAACATCCTACAAGCCTCACCATTTTGGAGTTGCTCTGGGAGACCGCAGGACATTTCAGGTCATTCTCAGCATCTGGGAGACCGCAGGACATTTCAG GTCATTCTCAGCATCTGGGAGACCGCAGGACATTTCAGGTCATTCTCAGCATCTGGGAGACCGCAGGACATTTCAGGTCATTCTCAGCATCTCGGAGACCGCAGGACATTTCAG GTCATTCTCAGCATCTGGGAGACCGCAGGACATTTCAG GTCATTCTCAGCATCTGGGAGACCGCAGGACATTTCAGGTCATTCTCAGCATCTGGGAGACCGCAGGACATTTCAGGTCATTCTCAGCATCTGGGAGACCGCAGGACATTTCAGGTCATTCTCAGCATCTGGGAGAGCGCAGGACATTTCAGGTCATTCTCAGCATCTGGGAGAGCGCAGGACATTTAACGCCATTCTCAGTGTCTGGGAGACCGCAGGACCTGTCAtgtgccctaaccctaacctaacctctGAAACACATCCGGGACAGCTCAATAAGGAACTGAAAAACATTACTGCTGTTGCTTTCTCCATCTTCTCGGCCATGAGCGAGTTGTGTGTTCAGGACGGAATGCATGGCGAGGTGGCAGCAGTGTCTGAAGCAGGCGATCAGCTGAATGAAGACGTGGTGGCGGGTCCTCCGGATACTTTAGCTCTGCCCTTCAAGCTGGCACCTGCCCCTTTGCTCGGTGGCAGGCACAGCAAACACCTTAAACAAAGCCACACTTCCCCCACCTGCATGACATTGCTGACACTGCCATTTTTGGACAAATCATTTTTTCATTTGATCCCCTTTTTCGGGTCCATAGTCTGTGCTATCTGTAGCACTATTGTAGCAGAAGAGAAAGTTGAGTTTTAA